The window TCCGGCGATTCTTTAATGAAGTATTCATCGCCCAGTTCCTGCCAGACTTTTTCCACGTCATCCAGTGAAAAGTCTTCGACCAGCAGTTCGCTGGCGGCGAATTTGGTGTCTTCAATCAGCATTTGATAGTCTACCGGGCGGCCCAAGCCGGAACGGATTACGTCGCGCGCCTGCGTGTACAGTTGGCGCATCAGCGAGGCACGCCAAGTATTCCACAGCGTCGGATTAGTCGCGTTGATATCCGCCACGGTCAGCGCGTACAGATAGTCGAGATGCTCCATGTCGCCCATTTTTTCGGCAAAGGCGCGCACCACATCCGGATCGGAAATATCGCGCTTCTGCGCGGTCACGGACATCTGCAGGTGGTTGTGCACCAGCCACGCCACGAGGTTGGCTTCGCGTTCGGTAAAGCCGTGCGTAATGCAGAATTTAATGGCGTCAGAAGAGCCGAGCTCGCTGTGGTCGCCGCCGCGGCCTTTGGCGATGTCGTGGAATATCGCCGCCAGATAGACGATATCTCGGCGCGCAAGGCGCTGGAAGACTGAGCTGACCACCGGAAAATCTTTGGCGAATTCCGGCTCTTTAAAGCGGTTCAGGTTGCGGATCAGCAGCAGGGTATGGGCATCGACCGTGTAGATATGGAACAGGTCATACTGCATCAGGCCCATAATCTGCCCGAACGCCGGAATATAATTGCCCAGCACGCCATAGCGCTTCATGGCCACCATGGTGTCGTACAGGCGGTAAGGCGAGCGGATAATCGCCATAAACATGGCCTGATGCGCCGGATTGTCCCTGAAGCTTTGGTCAATGCGCTTGGCAGCCAGGGACAGCAGGCGCAGGGTGCGCGCGCGGATGCCGGAAATTTCCGGGCGGTTCGCCAGCAGGTAGAAAATTTCCAAAATCGCGCTTGGGTTTTCAGAAAATATTTTATGGTGCTGCACCGCCAGCTTGCCGTCTACCAGCTTGAAATTTGCGTTAATTTCTTCAATTTTGCGCTCATAGTTCGGCAGGCGCGGGGTAATCACCGATTCATTGAAATACGCCAGCAGCATTTCATTCAGCGTTGAAACCTGCTGCGCGCTGCGGTAATAGCGCTTCATGAACTGTTCAATCGGATAGTTCGGCGATTTGTCTTCTTCGCGCACATAGCCGAATTTGGCTGCGATGTCGCGCTGATAGTCAAACAGCAGGCGGTTTTCATCGCGCTTGGTCAGGCGGTGCAGATGGTGGCGGATTTCCCACAGGAAGCTTTCGGCTTCTTCTAAAACGCCCAGCTCAAATTCTGAAATAAAGCCCAGATGCACCAGATCGTAAATGCGGTTGACGCGGAAATGGCGCTTGGCAATCCAGCCGATTTGGTTAATGTCGCGGATGCCGCCCGGCGCATTTTTAATGTCCGGCTCTAAATTGCTTTCGGTGTTGTTGTGCTGCGCATAGCGCTTGGCCTGTTCCTGAGTTTTGGCGTCAAAGAAGGTTTTATCTGTCCATGTCTGCGAAACAATGCGGCGCGGCCATTTGGCCAAATGCTGATTGCCGGTAATCAGGCGCGCTTCAATCAGCGCCGTAGCGACCGTCAGGTCGCTGGTGGCCTGCGCAACGCAGTCTGCAATGGTGCGCACGCTAATGCCGGGCTTGAAGTTGCCGACATCCCACAGCGAAGAAATAAAGGTGGAGATCTGCTTTTCCTGTTCCGGCGCAATCGTGTCTTCAGACAGAATCATGATGTCGACGTCAGAATAGGGCAGCATTTCGCGCCGGCCATAGCCGCCGACGGCGAACAAGCCTAAACTGCTCTGATCCAGCCCGGCATGCGTCCACAGGAACTGCAGCGCCTCATCAATGACGTTGGAGCGCGCCAAAATCACATCGCGGATGGACTGCCCATGATCAAAACATTCCTGCAGCTGGTTTTCAACATCGGTGCGCCATTGGTTGATTGCCTGAATGTCGTGATTACTTTTAATGTAATTCAGCAGCGGTAAAGTATTGATCATGAACAGTCATCCATTGTGATGTTGCAAGCTTAGTTTTGATGCACGCTGACCTGCTGCGCGGCCTGCAGCGCAAGCTCGCGCGCCTGATCAGCTGTCTCTGCGCGCGCTGTCGCAACGCCCATGCGCCGGCGCTTGAAGCCTTCCGGCTTGCCGAACAGGCGCAAATCGGTATTAGGATTTGCCAAAGCAAGATTCAAGCCAGAAAACGACAGGTTTTGGCCATCCACGCCGGCATAAATCACTGCGCTGGCTGCCGTGCTGTGGCGGGCCGTATTTACCGGCAGGCCGAGAATGGCGCGGGCATGCAGCTCAAATTCGCTTTGGAATTGCGAAGCAAGCGTGACAAGGCCTGTATCATGCGGGCGGGGAGAAACCTCACTAAACCATACTTTGTCGCCTTTGACAAATAGTTCCACCCCGAAAATGCCGCAGCCGCCCAGCGCCACGGTGACTTTATTGGCAATACGCTTGGATTCTTCCAAAGCGGCAGGCGTCATGGCTTGCGGCTGCCAGCTTTCCACATAATCGCCGGCATCCTGGCGGTGGCCAATCGGGTCGCAGAAAGAGGTTTCGATTTCGCCGGTTTCAGCATTTTTGGCGCGCACGGTCAGCAGGGTGATTTCAAAATCAAAATCAATTTGCGATTCAACAATCACTTTGCCTTGATTGACCCGGCCGCCGGTCTGCGCATAGTCCCAGGCAGCGTCGACTTCTGCAAAGCTTTTAACGCGCGACTGGCCCTTGCCGGAAGATGACATGACTGGCTTGACAAAATTTGGATAGCCGATGTCGTCGCAGGCTGCGCGGAAAGATTCCAGCGAATCAGCGAAGCGGTAAGCGGAGGTCGGCAGGCCAAGCTCTTCTGCTGCCAGCCGGCGGATGCCTTCGCGGTTCATGGTCAGGCTGACGGCTTTGGCGGAAGGGATAACCGTGGCGGCATGCTGTTCTTCAATTTCGGCTAAAACCTGCGTGGCAATCGCTTCAATTTCAGGAACAATTAAATGAGGCTGAATCTGATTGATCAGCTGCTTCAGCGCTTCGGCATCCGCCATGTTCAGCGTATAGGAATAATGAGCAGCCTGCATGGCCGGGGCATGATCGTAACGGTCGGCGGCGTGAACTTCTACGCCTAAGCGCTGCAGAGAAATCACCACTTCCTTACCCAGTTCGCCAGAGCCTAAAAGCAAAACCTTAAAAGCAGAAGATTGAAGTGGGGTACCAATAGTCACGCTCATGTGAATCATCCACGCTTGATTTTATGGGCTTTTAGCATAACAGAACTGGCTGATGGATTAAGCGCCGATTCACATAAATAAGTGATATTGTCCAACAATTTTTTTGATGACTGAATGCGGGAATTTAAGGCGCGGTTCGGCTGCGAATACAGCGCCAGCTTGCCGGCGCCGGCAGCGCAAAATCTAAAACGGCATTGGCAGATAAGTATAGACTAAGCCATAAGCCAAGGCAGCGGTCAGGGTAGCCGGAACAATCTTTTTGAATTTAAAATACAGCCCGGTGAGCACCATAAAGCCCGCCAGCATCGCCACGCTTTTATCCGGCGTTTCCAGCAGCGGCGGCAGGGTTGCGACCACCAGCATGGAGCTGATGGCGGCGATGCCGATCGAGCCTAAAGCGATTTTCAGCCACAGCGAACCGCGCTTTTGCGAGCCCTGCTGAAATTTCTGAATAAAGTAAAACGGCCCAAAGCGCGAAGCGAAATTTGCGATTCCGACTAAA is drawn from Acinetobacter sp. WCHAc010034 and contains these coding sequences:
- the purT gene encoding formate-dependent phosphoribosylglycinamide formyltransferase; this encodes MIHMSVTIGTPLQSSAFKVLLLGSGELGKEVVISLQRLGVEVHAADRYDHAPAMQAAHYSYTLNMADAEALKQLINQIQPHLIVPEIEAIATQVLAEIEEQHAATVIPSAKAVSLTMNREGIRRLAAEELGLPTSAYRFADSLESFRAACDDIGYPNFVKPVMSSSGKGQSRVKSFAEVDAAWDYAQTGGRVNQGKVIVESQIDFDFEITLLTVRAKNAETGEIETSFCDPIGHRQDAGDYVESWQPQAMTPAALEESKRIANKVTVALGGCGIFGVELFVKGDKVWFSEVSPRPHDTGLVTLASQFQSEFELHARAILGLPVNTARHSTAASAVIYAGVDGQNLSFSGLNLALANPNTDLRLFGKPEGFKRRRMGVATARAETADQARELALQAAQQVSVHQN
- the ygaH gene encoding L-valine transporter subunit YgaH; protein product: MSLEIILVGILVGIANFASRFGPFYFIQKFQQGSQKRGSLWLKIALGSIGIAAISSMLVVATLPPLLETPDKSVAMLAGFMVLTGLYFKFKKIVPATLTAALAYGLVYTYLPMPF
- the glnD gene encoding [protein-PII] uridylyltransferase, which codes for MINTLPLLNYIKSNHDIQAINQWRTDVENQLQECFDHGQSIRDVILARSNVIDEALQFLWTHAGLDQSSLGLFAVGGYGRREMLPYSDVDIMILSEDTIAPEQEKQISTFISSLWDVGNFKPGISVRTIADCVAQATSDLTVATALIEARLITGNQHLAKWPRRIVSQTWTDKTFFDAKTQEQAKRYAQHNNTESNLEPDIKNAPGGIRDINQIGWIAKRHFRVNRIYDLVHLGFISEFELGVLEEAESFLWEIRHHLHRLTKRDENRLLFDYQRDIAAKFGYVREEDKSPNYPIEQFMKRYYRSAQQVSTLNEMLLAYFNESVITPRLPNYERKIEEINANFKLVDGKLAVQHHKIFSENPSAILEIFYLLANRPEISGIRARTLRLLSLAAKRIDQSFRDNPAHQAMFMAIIRSPYRLYDTMVAMKRYGVLGNYIPAFGQIMGLMQYDLFHIYTVDAHTLLLIRNLNRFKEPEFAKDFPVVSSVFQRLARRDIVYLAAIFHDIAKGRGGDHSELGSSDAIKFCITHGFTEREANLVAWLVHNHLQMSVTAQKRDISDPDVVRAFAEKMGDMEHLDYLYALTVADINATNPTLWNTWRASLMRQLYTQARDVIRSGLGRPVDYQMLIEDTKFAASELLVEDFSLDDVEKVWQELGDEYFIKESPDEIAWHTRAILQHGDNPAPLVLMRAHRKYAQDAVQIFIYTQDQPNLFATTVAILDRMNLDVQDARIITAVKAFSLDTYVVLDRFGTLLTDPEREETVIDALKKALSQPDKYPGLMQRRIPRQLRHFDIENTVDVTLNEALQQNMVEIATLDHPGLLAKVGGLFMMQGLDIHSARIATLGERAEDIFFVTKKDGSPMTEAEAETFAAQLKSALDEASSQVCSQH